A part of Anabas testudineus chromosome 9, fAnaTes1.2, whole genome shotgun sequence genomic DNA contains:
- the LOC113150631 gene encoding LOW QUALITY PROTEIN: ATP-binding cassette sub-family B member 9-like (The sequence of the model RefSeq protein was modified relative to this genomic sequence to represent the inferred CDS: deleted 1 base in 1 codon) gives MDTKVAVSCTVLYILLDVVITTVVYTHGSNLTIFKDESLDFSILQSMLDLWGTVLLRVCLLLGACIGVSLNKEDGPPRVAALATLTLIICLIVITYALTKLLMLTELDSLTHQPWHLSLICWTCASSLGVILLWRLLGKESNSVSSHNSSRSRGGGGGSEDTEKLVETAGEEEQEVECESRKKTKVEQSSSGATLGRLLNYCRKDAELLSVAVLFLIISAVCEAFIPYYYGKAIDSIVVHQSMEYFAKPVLAVAMLALGSSLAVGVREGVFSLTFARLNLRIRSVLFRTLMRQEIAFFDENHTGDILSRLSADTTQMSDLISENVNIFLTSTIKGAGLFIFMFRISWKLTMVFIMGFPVIALISKLYGEYYKKLTKEVQTTLAEANKIAEETISAMRTVRSFANECGEADSYYAKLLVMFQLNKKEALAYACYMWSSCSAELALEVAILYYGGHLVVTGQITSGALISFFIYLLELGECLESVASVYTGLMQGVGAAEKVFEYVDRKPKHRADGTEAPDTCAGLVEFKEITFAYPTRPDIDILKGVSFTLRPGEVTALVGPSGSGKSSCASLLENFYLPQQGHVLLDGKPVHTYSHDYLHSKVALISQEPMLFARTVEENITYGLTDVPMETVVQAATKANAHDFITALPSGYETSVGEKGTQLSGGQKQRVAIARALIRKPRVLILDEATSALDAESEHTVQQALNNIMREHTVLVIAHRLSTVEKADNIIVMDKGHVVEQGSHSQLMASGGLYCKLVQRQIQGIETQEDVLNMCDSIS, from the exons ATGGACACCAAAGTAGCTGTGAGCTGCACTGTGCTGTACATCCTACTGGATGTTGTCATCACCACTGTTGTGTACACACATGGATCAAACCTGACCATATTCAAAGACGAG TCCCTGGACTTCAGCATCCTCCAATCAATGCTGGATCTCTGGGGGACCGTGCTGCTCCGTGTCTGCCTCCTCCTGGGAGCTTGCATAGGGGTGTCATTGAACAAGGAGGATGGCCCACCGAGAGTGGCTGCACTCGCCACCCTCACTCTCATCATCTGCCTGATCGTCATCACTTACGCCCTGACCAAGCTGCTGATGCTGACCGAGCTGGATTCTCTGACCCACCAGCCCTGGCACCTGAGCCTGATATGCTGGACGTGTGCTTCCTCTCTGGGTGTCATACTGCTCTGGAGACTGCTGGGGAAGGAGTCCAACTCAGTGAGCAGtcataacagcagcagaagtagaggaggaggaggaggctctGAGGACACGGAGAAGCTTGTGGAGACAGCTggtgaggaggagcaggaggtggagtGTGAAAGTAGGAAGAAGACGAAGGTGGAGCAGAGCAGCTCTGGGGCCACATTAGGACGTCTGCTAAACTACTGCAGAAAGGATGCTGAACTGCTGTCTGTAgctgtcctcttcctcatcatctccgctgtgt GTGAAGCCTTCATACCGTACTACTATGGAAAGGCCATAGACAGCATTGTGGTTCACCAGAGCATGGAGTACTTTGCTAAACCTGTGCTCGCAGTAGCAATGTTGGCCTTAGGCAG TTCGCTCGCAGTAGGAGTGCGTGAAGGAGTCTTCAGCCTAACCTTTGCTAGATTAAATCTTCGGATCAGGAGCGTCCTCTTCCGAACTCTGATGAGGCAGGAAATAGCCTTTTTTGATGAAAACCATACAG GTGACATCCTTTCCCGCCTGTCAGCTGACACCACCCAAATGAGTGACCTCATCTCTGAAAATGTCAACATCTTCCTAACAAGCACCATCAAGGGCGCTGGCTTGTTCATCTTCATGTTTAGGATTTCCTGGAAGCTCACAATGGTGTTCATCATGGGATTCCCTGTCATCGCCCTTATATCTAAACTCTATGGAGAATACTACAAG AAATTGACCAAAGAGGTGCAAACAACTCTTGCAGAGGCCAATAAAATTGCAGAAGAAACCATTTCAGCCATGAGGACGGTGCGGAGCTTCGCCAACGAGTGTGGGGAGGCTGACTCCTACTACGCTAAGCTCTTAGTCATGTTTCAgcttaataaaaaagaagccTTGGCATATGCTTGCTACATGTGGTCCAGTTGT agCGCAGAGCTTGCTCTAGAAGTTGCTATCCTGTACTACGGCGGCCACCTTGTAGTTACCGGACAGATAACTAGTGGTGCTTTGATATCTTTTTTCATCTACCTGCTTGAGCTGGGAGAATGTCTAGAG AGCGTTGCATCAGTGTACACGGGCCTCATGCAGGGAGTTGGAGCTGCTGAGAAGGTTTTTGAGTATGTGGACAGGAAACCCAAACACCGAGCTGACGGCACAGAGGCTCCAGACACATGCGCTGGTCTGGTTGAGTTTAAAGAGATTACATTTGCCTACCCAACACGCCCCGACATTGATATTCTCAAG GGAGTGTCCTTCACTCTGCGGCCTGGAGAGGTCACAGCCCTTGTGGGACCTTCTGGCAGTGGAAAGAGCTCCTGTGCGAGTCTGTTGGAGAACTTCTACCTCCCTCAGCAGGGCCACGTGCTGCTTGATGGGAAGCCTGTTCACACCTACAGCCACGACTACCTCCACTCTAAG GTAGCGCTCATCAGCCAAGAGCCGATGCTGTTTGCCCGGACAGTAGAGGAAAACATCACCTATGGCCTGACTGATGTCCCCATGGAGACTGTGGTGCAGGCTGCTACTAAGGCTAATGCTCACGACTTTATCACAGCCCTGCCCAGTGGCTATGAGACAA GTGTTGGGGAGAAAGGCACCCAGTTGTCAGGGGGGCAGAAACAAAGAGTAGCTATTGCAAGAGCTCTCATTCGCAAGCCACGGGTTCTTATCCTGGATGAGGCAACCAGCGCCCTGGATGCGGAAAGTGAACACACT GTTCAGCAGGCTCTGAACAACATCATGAGGGAGCACACGGTGTTGGTGATCGCTCATCGACTCAGCACAGTGGAGAAGGCGGACAACATCATAGTAATGGACAAGGGCCATGTGGTTGAACAGGGGTCTCACAGTCAGCTGATGGCCAGTGGGGGACTCTACTGCAAGCTGGTGCAGAGGCAGATCCAGGGAATCGAGACACAAGAAGACGTCCTCAACATGTGTGACAGCATCAGCTGA